In Yersinia enterocolitica subsp. enterocolitica, one DNA window encodes the following:
- a CDS encoding 2OG-Fe dioxygenase family protein, with protein MSIKYKVIQFNINEFGLNIQLIKNELSFKRLAWDTNDIKFSQLRFLISKRFANRKLILQEAQCYLDDCLVPKGIQSLISTLSVPDKKIFYSYKPFRKRGVSQFIAEYIDNKWNINPIEIPTLTNFTQSADHQLDLRQLIRRFPPMDRVIANSAILKILIKEFIEMLCQCEPKRKLKKIGVTCHQISLIIDGSTPQVSNSPEGLHQDGSDYIVSALVIDKYNIEGGISKLYCLEKDELIKSHTLERGEGLFHIDKNSSIWHQVTPIKLKEPSIKTGYRNILGFDFNYIS; from the coding sequence ATGTCTATTAAATATAAAGTAATTCAATTCAATATAAATGAATTTGGTTTGAATATACAATTAATTAAAAATGAACTATCATTTAAAAGATTAGCATGGGACACTAATGATATAAAGTTTTCTCAATTAAGATTTCTTATCAGCAAACGTTTCGCGAATAGAAAATTAATTTTACAGGAGGCACAATGCTATCTTGATGATTGTTTGGTACCTAAGGGTATTCAATCCCTGATATCCACATTATCTGTGCCTGATAAAAAAATATTTTATTCCTATAAACCTTTTAGAAAAAGAGGGGTAAGTCAATTTATTGCCGAATACATTGATAATAAATGGAATATTAATCCTATTGAAATCCCTACATTAACCAACTTTACCCAAAGCGCCGACCATCAGTTAGATTTAAGACAATTAATTCGTCGTTTTCCCCCGATGGATCGAGTCATTGCCAATTCTGCTATTTTGAAGATACTTATTAAAGAGTTCATCGAAATGTTGTGTCAATGCGAACCTAAAAGGAAACTCAAAAAAATAGGCGTCACTTGCCATCAAATATCTTTAATTATAGATGGCTCTACACCTCAGGTCTCAAATTCGCCAGAAGGTCTACATCAAGATGGGAGTGACTATATTGTATCTGCATTAGTTATTGATAAATATAATATTGAAGGAGGCATCAGCAAACTCTATTGCCTTGAAAAGGATGAACTCATTAAATCACACACATTAGAGCGCGGTGAGGGTTTATTTCACATAGATAAAAACTCGTCCATTTGGCATCAAGTTACACCTATAAAATTAAAGGAACCATCAATAAAAACTGGATATAGAAATATACTCGGATTTGATTTTAATTATATATCGTAG
- a CDS encoding pectinesterase family protein, protein MPINLLGKTLWLGLISFAVLGTVNAAQYNAVVSTTPQGDEFSSINAALKSAPKDDTPFIIFLKNGVYTERLEVARSHVTLKGENRDGTVIGANTAAGMLNPQGEKWGTSGSSTVLVNAPNFTAENLTIRNDFDFPANKKKADTDPTKLKDTQAVALLLAENSDKARFKAVKLEGYQDTLYSKTGSRSYFSDCEISGHVDFIFGSGITVFDNCNIVARDRSDIEPPYGYITAPSTLTTSPYGLIFINSRLTKEPGVPANSFALGRPWHPTTTFADGRYADPAAIGQSVFINTTMDDHIYGWDKMSGKDKQGEKIWFYPQDSRFFEANSQGPGAAINEGRRQLSAEQLKAFTLPMIFPDWAVH, encoded by the coding sequence ATGCCGATTAATTTATTGGGTAAAACGCTATGGTTAGGATTAATATCATTTGCTGTATTGGGGACGGTGAATGCAGCGCAGTATAATGCAGTTGTTTCTACCACTCCTCAGGGAGACGAGTTTTCCTCGATTAATGCTGCATTGAAATCAGCTCCGAAGGATGACACTCCTTTTATTATTTTCCTGAAAAATGGAGTTTATACTGAAAGGCTCGAGGTGGCCCGTAGTCATGTCACCCTCAAAGGAGAGAACCGCGATGGCACGGTGATCGGTGCCAATACTGCGGCGGGGATGCTCAATCCACAAGGCGAAAAATGGGGAACTTCCGGCAGTAGTACTGTGCTGGTTAATGCTCCGAACTTTACAGCCGAAAATCTGACTATTCGTAATGATTTTGATTTTCCAGCCAATAAAAAGAAAGCGGATACTGACCCAACAAAACTAAAAGATACTCAAGCGGTGGCACTGTTATTAGCCGAAAATAGTGATAAAGCGCGTTTCAAGGCAGTGAAACTTGAAGGTTACCAGGATACGCTTTATAGCAAAACCGGCAGCCGGAGTTATTTCTCCGACTGTGAAATTAGTGGTCATGTTGATTTTATTTTTGGCTCAGGAATCACGGTATTTGATAATTGTAATATCGTGGCGCGTGATCGAAGTGATATTGAGCCGCCTTATGGCTATATCACGGCCCCGAGTACATTAACGACCTCGCCTTATGGTTTGATATTTATTAACAGCCGATTGACCAAAGAGCCAGGTGTTCCCGCTAATAGTTTTGCTTTAGGGCGTCCATGGCACCCGACAACCACTTTTGCGGATGGCCGTTATGCCGATCCGGCAGCAATTGGTCAGTCGGTATTTATCAATACGACGATGGATGATCATATTTACGGTTGGGATAAAATGTCTGGCAAAGATAAACAAGGCGAGAAAATTTGGTTCTATCCGCAAGATTCACGTTTCTTTGAGGCGAATAGTCAGGGGCCGGGTGCAGCAATTAACGAGGGACGCCGCCAGTTATCTGCGGAGCAACTTAAAGCCTTCACATTACCTATGATTTTCCCTGATTGGGCCGTGCATTGA
- a CDS encoding MFS transporter: MTIKNTKKQSIILSTLFFIHGIAYASLVPWIPDLKDRFNLSNYMVGIMISAIPAGSIIFGLFSKKFINFIGLYWATNITFLFLIITISIVAFSSSWYEITLLLFLFGVFDSWGDTCINVQALNIQKSYGFSLINRLHGIGSIGTIWGGLVAVMAIGLGFSMEKFNLTLLTINLIALVIYILLFQKVNTEINFHLPDKHKNKIGLLETQVYIIALTVLIFTCSIEETASIWGAIYMKDIYDVSLATSGLPYLFCQICMVIGRIFGDYYTNKFGGFTTLKYGVALSMIGIILIISVHSVTFTILGFSFIGLGISVIFPLTISFIGQLPNINATSGITFATWMSRIGLLISPPLIGILADFTSLRTAFIAILICCILIFSLIKILSVKSIQLNS, translated from the coding sequence ATGACAATAAAAAACACAAAAAAACAAAGCATCATATTATCGACACTATTTTTTATTCATGGTATCGCCTACGCCAGTTTAGTTCCGTGGATTCCAGATTTAAAAGATAGGTTCAATCTCAGTAATTATATGGTTGGAATAATGATATCAGCTATTCCTGCGGGATCGATAATATTCGGGTTGTTTTCAAAAAAGTTTATAAATTTCATTGGATTATATTGGGCGACAAATATAACATTCTTATTTTTAATTATTACTATATCAATAGTTGCTTTTTCGTCTTCGTGGTATGAAATAACATTATTACTTTTTCTGTTCGGTGTTTTTGATTCATGGGGGGATACTTGTATTAATGTACAAGCCCTTAATATACAAAAGTCATATGGGTTTAGTTTGATTAATCGGCTTCATGGTATAGGCAGTATCGGCACAATATGGGGCGGACTGGTAGCTGTCATGGCGATTGGCCTCGGATTTTCAATGGAGAAATTCAACCTTACATTACTCACTATTAATTTAATAGCACTAGTTATTTACATTCTATTATTTCAAAAAGTTAATACGGAAATTAATTTTCACTTACCTGATAAACATAAAAACAAGATAGGATTATTAGAGACTCAAGTTTATATTATAGCCTTAACTGTACTTATCTTTACATGTAGCATAGAAGAAACAGCCAGTATCTGGGGTGCAATATATATGAAGGATATTTACGATGTTTCATTAGCAACTTCTGGCTTGCCTTATCTCTTCTGCCAAATATGCATGGTTATTGGTCGTATATTTGGTGACTACTACACAAATAAATTTGGAGGATTCACAACATTAAAATATGGAGTAGCATTATCTATGATAGGAATCATATTAATAATATCCGTTCACTCCGTTACTTTTACAATATTAGGCTTCTCTTTCATTGGGTTAGGCATATCCGTGATATTCCCACTAACGATATCCTTTATTGGCCAGTTACCTAATATAAATGCAACCAGTGGAATTACTTTTGCAACATGGATGTCAAGAATTGGTTTGCTCATATCACCACCATTAATCGGCATATTAGCAGATTTTACTTCACTGAGAACGGCTTTTATTGCCATATTAATTTGTTGCATATTAATTTTCTCTTTAATTAAAATTTTATCAGTAAAGTCAATTCAATTAAACAGTTAA